Proteins encoded in a region of the Quercus lobata isolate SW786 chromosome 8, ValleyOak3.0 Primary Assembly, whole genome shotgun sequence genome:
- the LOC115956428 gene encoding serine/threonine-protein phosphatase 7 long form homolog: MQALDRVRPGPDVDTQLSQQPNHRSSPLWRCAADEEAPGMIKVRRRKCVLPQGGLDPRIMQHIDAAGLTGLFKVPDMEVDHALITALVERWRPETHTFHLPHGEMGITLQDMEVMLGLPVDGLPVTGKTDYIWNELCEQLLGHKPPPSIPNSNKSILAGARIRYTWLDAQFADPLVADAADEVVQQHARYHLLVRMGALLFMDRSADRVSLLPLQLLNPVSNARRYSWGSAALAWLYRQLCGASKKDAMQIGGALLLVQLWAYSRFPQLCPVVRPPLPPVHLGPLAIRWSGPKCTAEHATHVLAAYRASLATVRAEQIVWEPYTHTLGSLPAYCTAGQHIWRAEVPLIFFWIVEWHHPERVLRQFGMKQPVPSVVDTSTTLHKISLQGKWEKNWEVEHDPFIRQWANRVNVVRGSDLLDDDDTYLVEYMMWYNRHTRRYITPESAYWELMVRMMIRSIPRCDEGSDMHTDLTFTLELVEELGRLKLANALAEAVDIDTQAPVRGGQRGGSRGGGHRGGGQAGRSRTTESAPIYEEGNEEGVEEAWLGTDWVLSDDDGRTPRCTPGDGAGPSHTVDHQGTVPAHTTSHGASTDFEGPPRMSPPVFSGSAHDGGCIFVPTPDTG, from the exons ATGCAGGCACTAGATAGAGTGCGGCCTGGACCCGATGTGGATACCCAGTTGTCCCAGCAGCCGAATCATCGGTCAAGTCCGCTTTGGAGGTGCGCCGCTGACGAG GAGGCGCCTGGCATGATAAAGGTTCGACGCCGTAAATGTGTATTGCCACAGGGTGGGTTAGATCCACGTATCATGCAACACATAGATGCAGCAGGGTTGACTGGTTTATTCAAGGTTCCTGATATGGAGGTCGACCACGCCTTGATCACGGCGTTGGTTGAGCGGTGGCGTCCGGAGACGCACACGTTCCACTTACCCCATGGAGAAATGGGTATCACCTTGCAAGATATGGAGGTGATGCTGGGGCTTCCGGTGGATGGGTTGCCTGTCACTGGGAAGACAGACTACATATGGAATGAGCTGTGCGAACAGTTGTTGGGCCATAAACCTCCACCCTCGATACCAAACTCAAACAAGTCTATCCTTGCTGGGGCGAGGATAAGATACACCTGGCTTGATGCACAGTTTGCCGATCCCTTAGTTGCGGACGCTGCTGACGAAGTCGTGCAGCAACATGCCCGCTACCACCTACTTGTACGGATGGGGGCCCTCTTGTTCATGGACAGGTCTGCGGACCGGGTCTCACTGCTGCCTTTGCAGTTGCTCAACCCAGTCAGCAATGCGAGACGGTATAGCTGGGGTAGTGCAGCATTGGCCTGGCTGTATAGGCAACTTTGTGGTGCATCGAAGAAGGATGCGATGCAGATTGGAGGAGCACTCTTGTTGGTGCAGCTATGGGCCTATTCAAGGTTCCCACAATTATGCCCTGTTGTGAGGCCGCCTCTACCGCCAGTGCACTTAGGGCCCCTTGCCATTAG GTGGAGCGGGCCAAAATGCACCGCAGAGCATGCCACACACGTCCTTGCTGCGTACCGGGCGTCACTGGCTACAGTACGGGCCGAGCAG ATTGTATGGGAGCCGTACACACATACGCTAGGCTCCCTACCTGCGTATTGCACTGCTGGGCAGCATATTTGGAGGGCCGAGGTGCCATTGATATTCTTTTGGATAGTGGAGTGGCATCATCCTGAGCGAGTCCTCCGTCAGTTTGGGATGAAGCAACCAGTTCCAAGTGTCGTGGATACGTCGACTACCCTTCACAAGATATCCCTTCAGGGTAAATGGGAGAAGAACTGGGAGGTAGAACATGATCCCTTTATTCGGCAATGGGCCAACCGAGTGAATGTAGTTCGCGGGTCCGATCTCCTAGACGATGATGATACGTATCTCGTTGAGTACATGATGTGGTACAATCGCCACACAAGGCGGTACATAACACCAGAGTCTGCGTATTGGGAACTCATG GTTCGAATGATGATTAGGTCTATACCGAGGTGCGATGAAGGTTCTGACATGCACACTGACCTTACATTTACACTAGAGCTTGTGGAGGAGCTAGGCCGACTTAAATTGGCGAATGCGCTTGCAGAAGCAGTTGACATTGATACACAGGCCCCAGTTCGTGGCGGGCAACGTGGTGGGTCTCGTGGGGGTGGACATCGTGGAGGTGGTCAAGCTGGTCGCAGCCGTACGACCGAGTCGGCTCCCATCTACGAGGAAGGGAATGAGGAGGGTGTAGAAGAGGCATGGCTTGGCACTGATTGGGTACTGTCTGATGATGACGGCAGGACACCGCGATGCACGCCTGGCGATGGTGCTGGGCCATCCCATACCGTCGATCATCAGGGCACTGTTCCAGCCCACACTACATCCCATGGTGCTAGCACGGACTTTGAGGGCCCTCCTCGTATGTCGCCCCCAGTTTTCAGTGGATCTGCCCATGATGGTGGATGCATATTTGTCCCCACACCAG ATACCGGCTGA